In the genome of Luteitalea pratensis, the window TGGAGACCTCGGCCACCGGCGAACTGCGCATCACCAACGTGCATCGGCCCAGCCTGACGCCGTACCTGCCGCCAAAGGACAAGGCGACTGGCGTGGCGGTGCTGGTCATTCCCGGCGGCGGGCACCGGCAGCTCGTGATCACCCATGAGGGCTACAACGTCGCCGAGTGGCTCAGCGCCCACGGCATCGCGGCGTTCGTTCTGAAGCACCGGCTGGCCCGCGAACCGAACTCCACCTACAAGATCGAGGTCGAGGCGCTCGCGGACGCGACGCGGGCCATGCGGCTGATCCGCGCTCGCGCAAAGGAGTGGGGGATCGATCCGGGCAGGGTCGGCGCCATGGGGTTCTCGGCCGGCGGCGAACTCGTGGCGATGATCGCGACGCGCGACGTCAAGGGATCGGCCTCGGCCACCGAGGCCATCGATCGCGAATCGGCGCGCCCCGACTTCCAGGCGCTGATCTACCCGGGACGCACCGGCGACATCCAGCCGGACGCGAACACGTCGCCCGCCTTCCTGGCCGCCGCCTACGACGATCGCCAGGACATCGCCGAAGGCCTCGCCGACGTCTACCTGCGCATGAAGCGCGCCGGGGTTCCGGCGGAACTGCACATGTACGGCAGCGGCGGCCACGGCTTCGGCTTCCGCGCCACCAACACGCGTCCCGTGGGCACATGGCTCACGCGGCTCACAGAGTGGCTGACAGACAGGAAGATACTGACGAACGCCGAACGTTGAACGCCGAACGCCTACTGCATGCCGCCTGCAGGCAAGGCTCAAGGCCGACGGCCGAAGGCCCAAGGCCGGCCGTAATCCGTAATCCGTAATCCGTAACCCGTAGGCGGTAGGCTGTAGGCCGCAGGCCGCAGGCCGGTCGTGCCCGGTGCT includes:
- a CDS encoding alpha/beta hydrolase produces the protein MRTIVLCGALLLASPAAAQRLVEIPLWAGVAPGSEGKTGDEVVETSATGELRITNVHRPSLTPYLPPKDKATGVAVLVIPGGGHRQLVITHEGYNVAEWLSAHGIAAFVLKHRLAREPNSTYKIEVEALADATRAMRLIRARAKEWGIDPGRVGAMGFSAGGELVAMIATRDVKGSASATEAIDRESARPDFQALIYPGRTGDIQPDANTSPAFLAAAYDDRQDIAEGLADVYLRMKRAGVPAELHMYGSGGHGFGFRATNTRPVGTWLTRLTEWLTDRKILTNAER